In Triticum aestivum cultivar Chinese Spring chromosome 5B, IWGSC CS RefSeq v2.1, whole genome shotgun sequence, the following proteins share a genomic window:
- the LOC123114296 gene encoding probable acyl-activating enzyme 16, chloroplastic isoform X1 produces MAHTRPASARPRAMLLAPSASASAGQTWAPRPPAPPLRRRLLAARRGRVCVPRCAGAAPPPRPGATTHSPARSKCSPLLESALLLPGGNEPAADEWTAVPDIWRTAAEKYPDSVALVDPYHDPPSELTYKQLEQQILDFSHGLRAVGVAPDEKLALFADNSCRWLVADQGIMATGAINVVRGTKSSDDELFQIYNHSESIALVVDSPQFFNRLAESFISRINARFIVLLWGDKSSLNSKAVMDIPVYDYNDITVLGRENRNALCYSSEQGIICMISQCDINHKKCSAGDVWSRQGVFEAITPEDVATLIYTSGTSGTPKGVMLTHRNLLHQINNMWEIVPAVPGDRFLSMLPPWHAYERSAEYFIFTHGAQQIYSSVKYLKADLQKYQPHYVFSVPLVYETLYSSIQRQISSSSRARKTVALALIKISLLYMEAKKIFEGTVLSNNPVKPSSISYMFNCLWARIVAALLWPLHNLAKMLFYKKIHSTVGISKAAISGGGSLPMHVDKFFEAIGIKVQNGYGLTETSPAVAARRPFCNVLGTVGHPIKHTEIKIVDIETDEVLPDGSKGIVKIKGLPVMKGYYKNPSAANNALDQEGWFNTGDIGWIAPHHATGPSRKCGGMLVLEGRAKDTIVLATGENVEPAELEEVASRNSLIDQIMVIGQDRRRLGAIVVPNNNEALAAAKRKSSVDGNNDEAKDTVMNLLYDELRTRMAGCSFQIGPILVVEEPFTIDNGLMTPTMKIRRDRVAAKYQSEIEALYK; encoded by the exons ATGGCCCACACTCGTCCAGCGAGTGCCAGACCCCGCGCGATGCTCCTCGccccctccgcctccgcctccgccggccAGACGTGGGCACCCCGTCCACCCGCCCCGCCGctccggcgccgcctcctcgcggCGCGGCGCGGTCGCGTGTGCGTGCCCCGgtgcgccggcgccgcccctcccccgcgCCCCGGCGCCACG ACGCACAGCCCAGCTCGCAGCAAGTGCTCGCCGTTGCTTGAGAGTGCTCTGTTGCTGCCTGGTGGAAATGAACCGGCTGCGGATGAGTGGACGGCGGTTCCGGATATTTGGAGGACAGCAGCAGAAAAATACCCTGACAGTGTAGCTCTGGTGGACCCTTACCACGATCCTCCGTCCGAGTTGACTTATAAGCAG CTTGAACAACAAATACTGGATTTCTCTCATGGTCTGAGGGCCGTGGGTGTTGCTCCAGATGAAAAGCTAGCCCTTTTTGCTGACAACTCGTGTCGTTGGCTAGTTGCAGATCAAG GAATCATGGCTACTGGTGCTATCAATGTTGTTAGAGGAACAAAATCTTCCGATGATGAACTGTTCCAAATATACAATCATTCAGAAAG TATTGCACTTGTTGTGGACAGTCCTCAATTCTTTAACCGGCTTGCAGAATCTTTCATTTCAAGGATTAATGCAAGATTTATTGTGCTACTTTGGGGTGATAAATCATCCCTAAATAGTAAAGCTGTGATGGACATACCAGTTTATGACTACAATGATATCACTGTACTTGGACGAGAAAACCGCAATGCATTGTGCTACTCAAGCGAGCAAGGTATCATTTGCATGATATCACAATGTGATATAAATCACAAGAAATGTTCAGCTGGGGATGTATGGA GCCGGCAAGGTGTCTTCGAAGCCATTACTCCAGAAGATGTTGCGACTCTAATATATACCAGTGGAACAAGCGGCACACCAAAAGGCGTGATGCTTACCCACCGAAATCTCTTGCATCAG ATAAATAACATGTGGGAGATTGTTCCAGCAGTACCTGGTGATAGGTTCCTAAGTATGCTTCCACCCTGGCATGCATATGAGCGTTCTGCCGAGTATTTCATCTTCACTCATGGAGCTCAACAAATTTACAGTAGTGTGAAATACCTGAAG gCAGATTTGCAGAAGTACCAACCTCATTACGTTTTCTCTGTACCACTGGTCTATGAAACTCTGTACAG TTCGATTCAGAGGCAGATATCTTCCAGTTCTCGTGCTCGAAAAACTGTTGCCCTTGCACTTATCAAGATAAGTTTGCTATATATGGAGGCAAAGAAGATATTCGAG GGAACAGTCTTATCAAACAATCCTGTCAAGCCATCGTCCATTTCCTACATGTTCAATTGTCTATGGGCAAGAATTGTCGCTGCTCTTTTGTGGCCCTTGCATAATCTGGCAAAGATGTTATTCTACAAGAAAATCCATTCTACAGTCGGAATTTCGAAG GCTGCTATAAGTGGTGGTGGAAGTCTCCCGATGCATGTGGACAAGTTTTTTGAG GCCATTGGTATCAAAGTGCAAAATGGCTATGGTCTAACAGAGACTTCCCCTGCTGTAGCTGCTAGGCGTCCATTCTGTAAT GTTCTTGGCACAGTTGGCCACCCAATAAAGCATACAGAAATCAAGATTGTGGACATAGAGACCGATGAGGTGCTCCCAGATGGTTCAAAGGGGATTGTGAAGATTAAAGGGCTGCCAGTAATGAAGGGATATTATAAG AATCCATCTGCTGCAAATAATGCTTTGGATCAAGAAGGTTGGTTCAACACTGGAGATATAGGCTGGATTGCACCTCACCATGCCACAGGGCCTAGTCGAAAATGTGGAGGGATGCTTGTTCTTGAAGGGCGTGCAAAGGATACGATAGTTCTCGCTACAG GTGAAAACGTTGAACCTGCTGAGCTTGAGGAAGTAGCCAGCAGGAATAGCTTGATTGATCAGATAATGGTTATTGGCCAG GACCGACGGCGCCTTGGTGCAATTGTTGTTCCCAATAATAATGAAGCTCTAGCAGCTGCAAAAAGAAAGTCGAGCGTTGATGGGAACAATGATGAAGCCAAAGATACGGTCATGAACTTGCTATATGATGAGCTGAGAACTAG GATGGCGGGTTGCTCATTCCAGATTGGCCCTATTCTTGTTGTTGAAGAACCATTTACG ATTGATAATGGTTTGATGACACCAACCATGAAGATAAGAAGGGACAGAGTGGCAGCCAAATATCAGAGTGAAATTGAAGCCTTGTACAAGTGA
- the LOC123114296 gene encoding probable acyl-activating enzyme 16, chloroplastic isoform X2 has protein sequence MAHTRPASARPRAMLLAPSASASAGQTWAPRPPAPPLRRRLLAARRGRVCVPRCAGAAPPPRPGATTHSPARSKCSPLLESALLLPGGNEPAADEWTAVPDIWRTAAEKYPDSVALVDPYHDPPSELTYKQLEQQILDFSHGLRAVGVAPDEKLALFADNSCRWLVADQGIMATGAINVVRGTKSSDDELFQIYNHSESIALVVDSPQFFNRLAESFISRINARFIVLLWGDKSSLNSKAVMDIPVYDYNDITVLGRENRNALCYSSEQGRQGVFEAITPEDVATLIYTSGTSGTPKGVMLTHRNLLHQINNMWEIVPAVPGDRFLSMLPPWHAYERSAEYFIFTHGAQQIYSSVKYLKADLQKYQPHYVFSVPLVYETLYSSIQRQISSSSRARKTVALALIKISLLYMEAKKIFEGTVLSNNPVKPSSISYMFNCLWARIVAALLWPLHNLAKMLFYKKIHSTVGISKAAISGGGSLPMHVDKFFEAIGIKVQNGYGLTETSPAVAARRPFCNVLGTVGHPIKHTEIKIVDIETDEVLPDGSKGIVKIKGLPVMKGYYKNPSAANNALDQEGWFNTGDIGWIAPHHATGPSRKCGGMLVLEGRAKDTIVLATGENVEPAELEEVASRNSLIDQIMVIGQDRRRLGAIVVPNNNEALAAAKRKSSVDGNNDEAKDTVMNLLYDELRTRMAGCSFQIGPILVVEEPFTIDNGLMTPTMKIRRDRVAAKYQSEIEALYK, from the exons ATGGCCCACACTCGTCCAGCGAGTGCCAGACCCCGCGCGATGCTCCTCGccccctccgcctccgcctccgccggccAGACGTGGGCACCCCGTCCACCCGCCCCGCCGctccggcgccgcctcctcgcggCGCGGCGCGGTCGCGTGTGCGTGCCCCGgtgcgccggcgccgcccctcccccgcgCCCCGGCGCCACG ACGCACAGCCCAGCTCGCAGCAAGTGCTCGCCGTTGCTTGAGAGTGCTCTGTTGCTGCCTGGTGGAAATGAACCGGCTGCGGATGAGTGGACGGCGGTTCCGGATATTTGGAGGACAGCAGCAGAAAAATACCCTGACAGTGTAGCTCTGGTGGACCCTTACCACGATCCTCCGTCCGAGTTGACTTATAAGCAG CTTGAACAACAAATACTGGATTTCTCTCATGGTCTGAGGGCCGTGGGTGTTGCTCCAGATGAAAAGCTAGCCCTTTTTGCTGACAACTCGTGTCGTTGGCTAGTTGCAGATCAAG GAATCATGGCTACTGGTGCTATCAATGTTGTTAGAGGAACAAAATCTTCCGATGATGAACTGTTCCAAATATACAATCATTCAGAAAG TATTGCACTTGTTGTGGACAGTCCTCAATTCTTTAACCGGCTTGCAGAATCTTTCATTTCAAGGATTAATGCAAGATTTATTGTGCTACTTTGGGGTGATAAATCATCCCTAAATAGTAAAGCTGTGATGGACATACCAGTTTATGACTACAATGATATCACTGTACTTGGACGAGAAAACCGCAATGCATTGTGCTACTCAAGCGAGCAAG GCCGGCAAGGTGTCTTCGAAGCCATTACTCCAGAAGATGTTGCGACTCTAATATATACCAGTGGAACAAGCGGCACACCAAAAGGCGTGATGCTTACCCACCGAAATCTCTTGCATCAG ATAAATAACATGTGGGAGATTGTTCCAGCAGTACCTGGTGATAGGTTCCTAAGTATGCTTCCACCCTGGCATGCATATGAGCGTTCTGCCGAGTATTTCATCTTCACTCATGGAGCTCAACAAATTTACAGTAGTGTGAAATACCTGAAG gCAGATTTGCAGAAGTACCAACCTCATTACGTTTTCTCTGTACCACTGGTCTATGAAACTCTGTACAG TTCGATTCAGAGGCAGATATCTTCCAGTTCTCGTGCTCGAAAAACTGTTGCCCTTGCACTTATCAAGATAAGTTTGCTATATATGGAGGCAAAGAAGATATTCGAG GGAACAGTCTTATCAAACAATCCTGTCAAGCCATCGTCCATTTCCTACATGTTCAATTGTCTATGGGCAAGAATTGTCGCTGCTCTTTTGTGGCCCTTGCATAATCTGGCAAAGATGTTATTCTACAAGAAAATCCATTCTACAGTCGGAATTTCGAAG GCTGCTATAAGTGGTGGTGGAAGTCTCCCGATGCATGTGGACAAGTTTTTTGAG GCCATTGGTATCAAAGTGCAAAATGGCTATGGTCTAACAGAGACTTCCCCTGCTGTAGCTGCTAGGCGTCCATTCTGTAAT GTTCTTGGCACAGTTGGCCACCCAATAAAGCATACAGAAATCAAGATTGTGGACATAGAGACCGATGAGGTGCTCCCAGATGGTTCAAAGGGGATTGTGAAGATTAAAGGGCTGCCAGTAATGAAGGGATATTATAAG AATCCATCTGCTGCAAATAATGCTTTGGATCAAGAAGGTTGGTTCAACACTGGAGATATAGGCTGGATTGCACCTCACCATGCCACAGGGCCTAGTCGAAAATGTGGAGGGATGCTTGTTCTTGAAGGGCGTGCAAAGGATACGATAGTTCTCGCTACAG GTGAAAACGTTGAACCTGCTGAGCTTGAGGAAGTAGCCAGCAGGAATAGCTTGATTGATCAGATAATGGTTATTGGCCAG GACCGACGGCGCCTTGGTGCAATTGTTGTTCCCAATAATAATGAAGCTCTAGCAGCTGCAAAAAGAAAGTCGAGCGTTGATGGGAACAATGATGAAGCCAAAGATACGGTCATGAACTTGCTATATGATGAGCTGAGAACTAG GATGGCGGGTTGCTCATTCCAGATTGGCCCTATTCTTGTTGTTGAAGAACCATTTACG ATTGATAATGGTTTGATGACACCAACCATGAAGATAAGAAGGGACAGAGTGGCAGCCAAATATCAGAGTGAAATTGAAGCCTTGTACAAGTGA